One part of the Sorangiineae bacterium MSr11954 genome encodes these proteins:
- a CDS encoding phosphotransferase family protein — protein sequence MTAASRTGEDGAKPVRPGEELDPEKLAAFLRSHLPEGTLAGPLQILQFPGGHSNLTYLVKAGDRELVLRRPPFGNRVKSAHDMGREFRILSKLCPSYPAAPRPVAYSDDESVLGAPFYLMERVRGVVLRRTVPQGITLDAPTLRRVCESLVDALVGLHAVDYTAAGLADLGKPAKYIERQVAGWTKRYRDAQTDEVPELDRIAAWLAARTDEAEADPTGTVRAAIVHNDYKFDNVVLDPEDIVRVRGVLDWEMSTLGDPLMDLGTTLSYWIEEGDPDELKWLAFGPTVLPGALTRREVADRYFDKSGRAPRDLRFFLVFALFKNAGVLQQIYWRYKQGLTKDERFASFNVAVKLLAQRAEVALNEGV from the coding sequence GTGACCGCCGCATCGCGAACGGGCGAGGACGGCGCCAAGCCCGTGCGCCCAGGCGAGGAGCTCGACCCGGAGAAGCTGGCGGCGTTTCTGCGCTCGCATCTGCCCGAGGGCACCTTGGCGGGCCCGCTGCAGATCCTGCAGTTCCCCGGAGGGCACTCGAACCTCACGTACTTGGTGAAGGCGGGCGATCGCGAGCTCGTCTTGCGGCGGCCGCCGTTCGGCAACCGCGTGAAGAGCGCGCACGACATGGGGCGCGAGTTCCGCATTCTCTCGAAGCTCTGTCCCTCGTATCCGGCGGCGCCGCGCCCGGTGGCCTACTCCGACGATGAATCGGTCTTGGGCGCGCCCTTCTACTTGATGGAGCGCGTGCGCGGCGTCGTTCTGCGGCGCACGGTCCCGCAGGGGATCACGCTGGACGCGCCCACCTTGCGGCGCGTCTGCGAATCGCTGGTGGACGCCTTGGTCGGGCTCCACGCGGTCGACTACACGGCGGCGGGCCTGGCCGATTTGGGAAAGCCTGCAAAATACATCGAACGCCAGGTGGCCGGCTGGACCAAGCGTTACCGCGACGCGCAGACGGACGAGGTCCCCGAGCTCGATCGCATCGCCGCGTGGCTCGCGGCGCGCACCGACGAGGCGGAGGCCGATCCCACGGGCACGGTCCGCGCGGCCATCGTTCACAACGATTACAAGTTCGACAATGTGGTGCTCGATCCCGAGGACATCGTTCGGGTGCGGGGGGTCCTCGACTGGGAGATGTCGACCTTGGGCGACCCGCTCATGGATCTGGGCACCACGTTGAGCTACTGGATCGAAGAGGGGGATCCCGACGAGCTGAAATGGCTCGCCTTCGGGCCGACGGTGCTGCCCGGTGCCCTCACGCGTCGCGAGGTCGCGGACCGCTATTTCGATAAGAGCGGCCGCGCACCACGCGACTTGCGCTTCTTCCTGGTATTTGCGCTCTTCAAGAACGCAGGCGTCCTGCAGCAGATCTATTGGCGCTACAAGCAGGGTTTGACCAAGGACGAGCGCTTCGCTTCGTTCAACGTGGCCGTGAAGCTCTTGGCCCAACGCGCCGAGGTTGCGCTCAACGAGGGTGTGTGA
- a CDS encoding acyl-CoA dehydrogenase family protein, whose translation MFPVSPELEKSLKAMRTIVDADVIPLERELARRKSFTALEPELASVRRKVKELGLWGPQIPTKLGGMGLGLMEHARVSEELGRSPLGHYVFNCQAPDAGNMEILEQFGNDEQKKTYLEPLARGDIRSCFAMTEPDLPGSNPTWLATTATKDGADYVINGRKWFTSSCEGATFAIVMAVTNPDAAPHARASQILVPTSTPGFHRVRNISVMGEPGDGYASHAEVTFEGCRVPQTNLLGMEGAGFGIAQERLGPGRIHHCMRWIGVCERAFDLMCQRAASRTVAPGKPLGTKQIVQAWIAESRAEIQAGRLMVLQAAWKMEREGAYAAREEISLIKFYVAGVLQNVIDRAVQVHGALGMTDDTILAYFYRHERAARIYDGADEVHKVVVAKRILKGYGLEVGS comes from the coding sequence ATGTTCCCCGTTTCACCCGAGTTGGAGAAGTCGCTCAAGGCGATGCGCACAATCGTCGACGCCGACGTCATCCCGCTGGAGCGCGAGCTCGCACGTCGCAAGAGCTTTACGGCGTTGGAGCCGGAGCTCGCGTCGGTGCGGCGCAAGGTGAAGGAGCTCGGGCTCTGGGGACCGCAGATCCCGACGAAGCTCGGGGGCATGGGGCTCGGGCTGATGGAGCACGCTCGGGTCAGCGAGGAGCTGGGGCGCTCGCCGCTCGGCCACTACGTGTTCAACTGCCAAGCGCCCGACGCGGGCAACATGGAGATCCTCGAGCAGTTCGGGAACGACGAGCAGAAGAAGACGTACCTCGAGCCGCTCGCGCGCGGCGACATCCGAAGCTGTTTCGCCATGACGGAGCCGGACCTCCCGGGCTCCAACCCCACCTGGCTCGCCACCACCGCCACCAAGGACGGCGCTGACTACGTCATCAACGGTCGCAAGTGGTTCACGTCGTCGTGCGAGGGCGCCACGTTCGCCATCGTGATGGCGGTGACCAACCCCGACGCGGCGCCCCACGCGCGCGCGAGCCAGATCCTCGTGCCCACGTCGACCCCGGGGTTCCATCGGGTGCGCAACATCTCGGTGATGGGCGAGCCGGGCGATGGCTATGCGAGCCACGCGGAGGTCACCTTCGAGGGCTGTCGCGTGCCGCAGACGAACTTGCTCGGCATGGAGGGCGCGGGCTTCGGCATCGCGCAGGAGCGGCTCGGTCCCGGGCGCATCCACCACTGTATGCGCTGGATCGGCGTGTGCGAGCGCGCGTTCGATCTGATGTGCCAGCGCGCGGCCTCGCGCACCGTGGCGCCGGGCAAGCCGCTGGGCACCAAGCAAATCGTGCAAGCGTGGATCGCCGAGAGCCGCGCGGAGATTCAGGCCGGGCGCTTGATGGTGCTGCAAGCCGCTTGGAAGATGGAGCGCGAGGGCGCGTACGCCGCGCGCGAGGAGATCTCGCTCATCAAGTTCTATGTGGCCGGCGTTCTGCAAAACGTGATCGACCGCGCCGTTCAGGTTCACGGGGCGCTCGGGATGACCGACGATACGATCCTCGCGTACTTCTATCGGCACGAGCGCGCCGCGCGCATCTACGACGGCGCCGACGAAGTGCACAAGGTCGTGGTGGCCAAGCGCATTCTCAAGGGCTATGGCCTGGAGGTGGGCTCGTGA
- a CDS encoding HAMP domain-containing histidine kinase encodes MDELLAHVKSNHGATVILGPTVDDPEALAQRIRVADPRAAVILSLPTTSASSASSASSASSMSGGGGGPAPEVVRGETVVEKELARKVEELSHLQRSQTNLLSMVAHDIRAPLGVIVGAINELSHQDVGELNDEQKFLLTLVRRSVERLTRLASNLVFLGRMESGRVELKKRRADLRAPVRSVADDIRRIDAGTSIELTVEAPEAPVEAVVDGDRFVQVLTNLLSNAVRFAKKTVRVALTATETHVELTVEDDGPGVPENAIAQIFERFSRLDAPKSGTGLGLAIVRGIVDAHTGTVRAENLQHTNPKTTGARFTVRLPRE; translated from the coding sequence GTGGATGAGCTTCTAGCTCATGTCAAATCCAATCACGGCGCCACCGTCATCCTCGGCCCCACCGTGGACGATCCCGAAGCCCTCGCGCAACGAATCCGCGTCGCGGACCCTCGCGCCGCGGTCATCCTGTCGCTGCCCACGACCAGCGCTTCGAGCGCTTCGAGCGCTTCGAGCGCTTCGAGCATGTCCGGCGGCGGCGGCGGGCCGGCGCCCGAGGTTGTGCGCGGGGAGACGGTGGTGGAGAAGGAGCTGGCGCGCAAGGTGGAGGAGCTCTCGCACCTGCAGCGCTCGCAGACGAACCTCCTCTCCATGGTGGCTCACGACATTCGCGCCCCGCTGGGCGTCATCGTGGGGGCCATCAACGAGCTGTCGCACCAAGACGTGGGTGAGTTGAACGACGAGCAGAAATTCCTGCTCACCCTTGTCCGCCGCAGCGTCGAGCGGCTCACGCGCCTCGCCTCGAACCTGGTGTTCCTGGGGCGCATGGAATCGGGCCGGGTGGAGCTGAAGAAGCGCCGCGCCGATCTGCGCGCGCCGGTTCGCTCGGTGGCCGACGACATCCGCCGCATCGACGCGGGGACGAGCATCGAGCTCACGGTCGAAGCGCCCGAGGCACCCGTCGAAGCCGTGGTGGACGGCGATCGCTTCGTACAGGTCCTCACCAACCTGCTCTCGAACGCCGTTCGCTTCGCCAAAAAGACGGTGCGGGTCGCGCTCACGGCCACGGAGACCCACGTCGAGCTCACCGTAGAGGACGACGGTCCGGGCGTCCCCGAGAACGCCATCGCACAAATCTTCGAGCGCTTCTCGCGCCTCGACGCACCCAAGAGCGGGACGGGGCTGGGCCTCGCCATCGTCCGCGGAATCGTCGACGCGCACACGGGAACCGTACGCGCCGAAAACCTGCAACATACGAATCCAAAAACGACAGGCGCACGTTTTACCGTACGCCTGCCGCGTGAATAA
- a CDS encoding PA2169 family four-helix-bundle protein, producing the protein MNPTSDQTVNDTGKVPPPGAAPPAGAVLLESSEPVAAIEPEMDAAPSEALDSQDPQTLVLVLNGLIEVTLDGARMFSLAAGEALDPDYKALFVQHSQERTYFARELQAHVVLLGGTPESQGTLEGALLQAWMNVKTAMAVREDYAVLREVERAEQNARKRYARVLTLDLGGEVKALVERQYSAISRSHDRVRALRQKHALRS; encoded by the coding sequence ATGAATCCGACCAGCGATCAAACAGTGAACGATACGGGCAAGGTACCTCCACCGGGCGCGGCGCCGCCTGCGGGGGCTGTTTTGCTCGAATCATCCGAGCCCGTGGCCGCGATCGAGCCCGAGATGGACGCCGCGCCCTCGGAGGCGCTCGATTCGCAAGATCCGCAGACGCTCGTTCTGGTGCTCAACGGTCTCATCGAGGTGACCCTCGATGGGGCGCGCATGTTCTCGCTCGCCGCTGGCGAGGCCTTGGATCCGGACTACAAGGCGCTCTTCGTGCAACACTCGCAGGAGCGCACGTACTTTGCGCGCGAGCTGCAAGCCCACGTGGTGCTGCTGGGCGGCACGCCCGAGAGCCAAGGCACGCTCGAAGGGGCGCTCTTGCAAGCGTGGATGAACGTCAAAACGGCGATGGCCGTTCGAGAAGATTATGCCGTGCTCCGCGAGGTCGAGCGCGCCGAGCAGAACGCGCGAAAGCGTTATGCGCGTGTGCTCACGCTCGACCTCGGGGGCGAGGTCAAAGCGTTGGTCGAACGTCAATATTCGGCCATCAGTCGATCGCACGATCGGGTGCGCGCGCTCCGGCAAAAGCACGCGCTTCGTTCTTGA
- a CDS encoding response regulator, protein MRHVDCISVAAMRASSAKLTTRRAAESRRERDRDKIEKLRVGPPKRAIIADDDADHRRLLASVIRRAGFEVLEAQNGEELLDMYDGQHPPDVIVTDLMMPRVSGFGVIEKLRDLESSVPIVLVSAVGDDNMDVLARDLGAAAMVHKPFDFAVLRDLVVRIAGQENGTATAKAGS, encoded by the coding sequence TTGCGGCACGTCGACTGCATCTCGGTCGCCGCAATGCGCGCCTCGTCAGCGAAATTAACGACTCGTCGTGCTGCCGAGTCTCGTAGGGAGAGAGACAGAGACAAGATAGAGAAGCTACGGGTCGGGCCGCCAAAGCGAGCGATCATCGCCGATGACGACGCCGATCACCGCCGCCTTTTGGCGAGCGTGATCCGCAGGGCAGGCTTCGAGGTGCTGGAAGCTCAAAACGGCGAAGAGCTGCTCGATATGTACGATGGACAGCACCCGCCGGATGTCATCGTGACCGATCTCATGATGCCCCGCGTATCGGGCTTTGGCGTGATCGAGAAGCTTCGCGATCTCGAGTCGAGCGTACCCATCGTGCTCGTCAGCGCCGTAGGCGACGACAACATGGACGTGCTCGCGCGCGACTTGGGCGCCGCCGCCATGGTGCACAAACCTTTCGACTTTGCGGTGCTTCGCGACCTCGTCGTTCGCATCGCCGGACAGGAAAATGGCACAGCCACTGCAAAGGCTGGATCTTGA
- a CDS encoding sigma-54 dependent transcriptional regulator, translating into MQGRILIIDDDRSMCEILDSALRRRDFEVAWRTSPDEGLRLLGDQDFDVVVTDLNMQGMSGVDLCRQIAENREDIPVVVMTAFGSMETAVAAIRAGAYDFVTKPFEMDDIALTLERALRHRALREEVKRLRRAVDDSSKFDDIIGQSSAMEKAYDLLDRVADSDTTVLITGESGTGKELVARALHKRSPRNRGPFVAINCAAMPETLLESELFGHTRGAFTDARQARPGLFVKAQGGTLFLDEIGEMPMGMQAKLLRALQERTVRPVGGDVEVPFDARIVAATNRDLETEVEEKRFREDLFYRINVVRINVPPLRSRGSDVLLLAQHFIERYSAAGRSKVKGMSSGAADKLLSYPWPGNVRELQNCVERAVALARYDQIGVDDLPEKIRDFKSSRVIVETEDPSELLPMDEVERRYILRVLEAVGGNKTMAAQVLGFDRRTLYRKLERCGVAEGKKEARE; encoded by the coding sequence GTGCAGGGGCGAATTCTTATCATCGATGACGATCGCAGCATGTGCGAGATCCTCGACAGCGCGCTCAGACGGCGCGACTTCGAGGTGGCCTGGCGCACCTCGCCCGATGAAGGACTTCGTCTCCTCGGCGATCAAGACTTCGACGTAGTCGTGACCGACTTGAACATGCAAGGCATGAGCGGCGTGGACCTTTGCCGCCAAATTGCCGAGAACCGAGAGGACATTCCCGTGGTCGTGATGACCGCGTTCGGCAGCATGGAGACCGCCGTGGCGGCCATCCGCGCGGGCGCGTACGACTTCGTGACCAAGCCCTTCGAAATGGACGACATCGCGCTCACCTTGGAGCGCGCGCTTCGCCATCGCGCGCTCCGCGAAGAGGTCAAGCGCCTGCGCCGTGCCGTCGACGACTCGAGCAAGTTCGACGACATCATCGGCCAGAGCTCGGCCATGGAAAAAGCGTACGACTTGCTGGACCGGGTCGCCGACAGCGACACCACCGTGCTCATCACGGGGGAGAGCGGCACCGGCAAGGAGCTCGTCGCGCGCGCGCTCCACAAACGCAGCCCGCGCAATCGGGGCCCCTTCGTGGCCATCAACTGCGCGGCCATGCCCGAGACCCTGCTCGAGAGCGAACTGTTTGGCCACACGCGTGGCGCCTTCACCGATGCGCGCCAGGCCCGGCCCGGTCTGTTCGTCAAAGCGCAGGGCGGCACCTTGTTCCTCGACGAGATCGGCGAGATGCCGATGGGCATGCAAGCCAAGCTGCTACGCGCGCTGCAAGAGCGCACCGTGCGCCCCGTCGGCGGCGACGTCGAGGTCCCGTTCGACGCGCGCATCGTGGCGGCCACCAACCGTGATCTGGAGACCGAGGTCGAGGAGAAGCGCTTCCGCGAAGACCTCTTTTATCGAATCAACGTGGTGCGCATCAACGTGCCGCCGCTCCGCTCGCGCGGCAGCGACGTCCTCTTGCTCGCGCAGCACTTCATCGAGCGCTACTCCGCGGCCGGGCGCTCCAAGGTGAAAGGCATGTCGAGCGGCGCGGCCGACAAGCTTCTCAGCTACCCGTGGCCGGGCAATGTGCGCGAGCTGCAAAACTGCGTGGAGCGCGCCGTCGCCCTGGCTCGCTACGACCAAATCGGCGTCGACGATCTCCCCGAGAAGATCCGCGACTTCAAGTCGTCGCGCGTCATCGTGGAGACCGAGGATCCGTCGGAGCTGCTTCCGATGGACGAGGTGGAGCGCCGCTACATCTTGCGCGTGCTCGAGGCGGTCGGCGGCAACAAAACCATGGCCGCCCAAGTCTTGGGCTTCGACCGCCGGACCTTGTACCGCAAGCTCGAACGCTGCGGCGTGGCGGAAGGAAAAAAGGAAGCACGAGAATAG
- a CDS encoding ammonium transporter, which produces MSAPDSMSAGDTAWLLVSSALVLLMIPALALFYGGMVRRKNVLSTLMHSLAALPVLSIVWVLYGYSFAFGSSHGGIIGGFDFIGLRGTVGTLHDTVPSYAFIAFQMMFAAITPALISGAVAERMKFSAYVVFIIAWSTLVYVPVAHWVWATGGWLFELHALDFAGGTVVHLTAGASALVCALVLGPRLKYPQERPLPHNLTMTLTGAGLLWFGWFGFNAGSALKSTPLAALAFLVTHLGAAGGALGWLFVEWWHRGKPTALGVASGLVAGLVAITPAAGFVAPWAAIVIGFAAGLVCYLGVLAKYKYGYDDSLDAFGVHGVGGFTGALLTGVFAQTAYNPDGADGLLFGEVRPFLVQLVACLVSGVYAAGVTWVLLKVIDRAMGIRVSATDEREGLDSTQHGEDAYAG; this is translated from the coding sequence ATGAGCGCACCTGACTCCATGAGCGCGGGCGACACGGCGTGGTTGCTCGTCAGCTCCGCGTTGGTCCTCTTGATGATCCCCGCGCTGGCGCTCTTCTACGGCGGCATGGTCCGCCGGAAGAACGTGCTCTCCACCTTGATGCACTCGCTGGCGGCGCTGCCGGTGCTCAGCATCGTGTGGGTGCTCTACGGCTACTCGTTCGCGTTCGGCTCGAGCCACGGCGGCATCATCGGTGGTTTCGACTTCATCGGCCTCCGCGGCACCGTCGGCACCTTGCACGATACCGTTCCGAGCTACGCGTTCATCGCGTTTCAAATGATGTTCGCGGCCATCACGCCGGCGCTCATCTCGGGCGCGGTGGCCGAGCGCATGAAGTTCTCGGCCTATGTCGTCTTCATCATCGCGTGGTCCACCCTCGTCTATGTTCCGGTCGCGCACTGGGTGTGGGCCACCGGCGGCTGGCTCTTCGAGCTGCACGCGCTCGACTTTGCCGGCGGCACCGTGGTGCACCTCACCGCGGGCGCCTCCGCGCTGGTCTGCGCGCTCGTCCTCGGGCCGCGCCTCAAGTACCCGCAAGAGCGTCCGCTGCCGCACAATTTGACCATGACCCTCACGGGCGCGGGCCTCCTTTGGTTCGGCTGGTTCGGCTTCAACGCCGGAAGCGCCCTCAAATCGACCCCGCTGGCCGCCCTCGCATTTCTCGTCACCCACCTCGGCGCGGCAGGCGGCGCGCTTGGCTGGCTCTTCGTGGAGTGGTGGCACCGCGGAAAGCCCACGGCCCTCGGCGTGGCCTCGGGGTTGGTCGCGGGCCTGGTGGCCATCACGCCGGCGGCGGGCTTCGTGGCGCCTTGGGCCGCCATCGTCATCGGCTTTGCGGCGGGGCTCGTCTGCTACCTCGGGGTGCTTGCAAAGTACAAATACGGCTACGACGACTCGCTCGATGCGTTCGGCGTTCACGGGGTCGGCGGCTTCACCGGTGCACTTCTCACCGGCGTCTTCGCGCAGACGGCGTACAATCCCGACGGGGCCGATGGGCTCCTGTTCGGCGAGGTGCGGCCCTTTCTGGTCCAGCTCGTCGCCTGCCTGGTGTCGGGCGTCTATGCGGCCGGGGTTACGTGGGTCTTGCTCAAGGTCATCGACCGAGCGATGGGCATCCGGGTCTCCGCGACCGACGAGCGCGAGGGTTTGGACAGCACCCAGCACGGAGAGGACGCATATGCGGGATAA
- a CDS encoding alpha/beta fold hydrolase — MATSSGHLGEQRFPLEERRIALDSGVTLSVKSRGEGPPVVLLHGFPQNSHTWRKHLPMLANAGFRAIAPDMRGYGASDKPKSVSDYAPPRLVDDVSALVRSLGYEKVHLVGHDWGAVVAFYVAALRPDVVDRLVILNGPHPDAYTRALLKSQAQRKRSWYVFAFQLPFLPERVLALKGTLPRLFRLSGPGVFSDDEIDTYTHAIRQPGAARAMVNYYRASARYRGRLPIIKRPTLVLWGEKDVALGTGLLDGLDRYVESFDVQRFPDASHWLPEEKPDEVHSAIVRFLRPS, encoded by the coding sequence ATGGCGACAAGCAGCGGACACCTGGGCGAGCAGCGTTTCCCCTTGGAAGAGCGAAGGATCGCGCTCGACTCCGGGGTGACCCTTTCGGTGAAGTCCCGCGGGGAGGGGCCTCCCGTCGTTTTGCTTCACGGCTTTCCGCAGAACTCGCACACGTGGCGAAAGCATCTGCCCATGCTCGCCAATGCGGGCTTTCGCGCCATCGCCCCTGACATGCGCGGCTACGGCGCCTCGGACAAGCCGAAGTCCGTCTCCGACTACGCGCCCCCGCGCCTCGTCGACGACGTGAGCGCGTTGGTGCGATCGCTCGGATACGAGAAGGTTCATCTCGTGGGGCACGATTGGGGCGCGGTCGTCGCGTTCTATGTCGCGGCCCTGCGGCCGGACGTCGTGGATCGCCTGGTGATCCTCAACGGCCCGCACCCCGACGCGTATACGCGCGCGCTCCTCAAGAGCCAGGCGCAACGCAAACGCTCTTGGTACGTCTTCGCATTTCAGCTCCCGTTCCTGCCCGAGCGGGTGCTGGCGCTCAAAGGCACCTTGCCCCGACTGTTTCGCCTGTCCGGGCCCGGCGTCTTCTCCGACGACGAAATCGACACGTACACCCATGCCATCCGGCAGCCCGGCGCCGCGCGCGCCATGGTGAACTACTACCGCGCCAGCGCCCGATACCGCGGCCGCCTCCCGATCATCAAGCGCCCGACGTTGGTGCTCTGGGGTGAAAAGGACGTAGCGCTGGGCACCGGTCTGCTCGACGGGCTCGATCGCTATGTCGAGAGCTTCGACGTGCAGCGCTTCCCCGACGCCTCCCATTGGCTCCCCGAAGAAAAGCCGGACGAGGTGCACTCCGCCATCGTCCGCTTTTTGCGGCCGAGCTGA
- a CDS encoding thiolase family protein: MAEVFVVDAVRTPLGRLGGGLAKVRPDDLLAAVFRVLSERHPRLGEKLDEVYAGTANGAGEDNRNVGRMAVLLSGLPVTVPAATVNRLCGSGMEAVISAYRAIALGEADVCIAGGVESMSRAPFVIPAPEDAFPRELPSFSTRLGWRMVNPAMPAEWTVSMGEGAEILAEKYAIERSAQDAFAAESHRRAHQAWESGRFALEVVRGPWELLRDEPIRADTNVDKLAKLRPVFRAKGTVTAGNSSGLNDGAAALLLTSERAARELDLTPLARVRSVAVSALEPQLFGLGPVEASQRALKRGGIVASDLDVVEINEAFAAQVLACLASWPDLDPTKVNPNGGAIALGHPLGCSGARLVGTVAHELRTTGKRHGLAAACIGVGQGIAVTLSS, encoded by the coding sequence ATGGCTGAAGTCTTCGTGGTAGACGCCGTGCGAACTCCCTTGGGGCGGTTGGGTGGCGGGCTCGCCAAGGTTCGTCCCGACGATCTGTTGGCCGCCGTATTCCGCGTTCTTTCGGAGCGCCACCCGCGCCTTGGCGAGAAGCTCGACGAGGTTTACGCGGGCACCGCGAACGGCGCGGGTGAGGACAATCGCAACGTGGGCCGAATGGCCGTGTTGCTCTCGGGTCTTCCCGTGACCGTTCCAGCAGCAACGGTGAATCGCCTGTGCGGCTCTGGAATGGAGGCCGTGATCTCGGCCTACCGAGCGATCGCGCTCGGCGAAGCCGATGTGTGCATCGCGGGCGGCGTGGAATCCATGTCGCGGGCGCCGTTCGTCATTCCTGCCCCAGAAGATGCATTTCCGCGTGAGCTGCCCTCCTTTAGTACGCGCCTGGGCTGGCGCATGGTCAACCCTGCGATGCCTGCCGAGTGGACCGTCTCCATGGGCGAGGGGGCCGAGATCCTCGCCGAGAAGTACGCGATCGAGCGTTCGGCGCAGGATGCCTTCGCGGCCGAGAGCCACCGGCGCGCGCACCAAGCCTGGGAGAGCGGTCGTTTCGCGCTCGAAGTGGTGCGCGGCCCCTGGGAGCTTCTGCGCGACGAACCGATTCGCGCCGACACCAACGTCGATAAGTTGGCGAAATTGCGTCCGGTCTTTCGCGCCAAGGGCACGGTGACCGCGGGAAATTCATCAGGACTGAACGACGGCGCAGCGGCCCTCCTCTTAACGTCCGAGCGCGCGGCGCGGGAGCTCGATCTCACCCCGTTGGCACGCGTTCGTTCGGTAGCCGTCAGCGCATTGGAGCCCCAACTCTTTGGACTGGGACCGGTAGAAGCGTCACAGCGCGCACTCAAGAGAGGCGGAATTGTCGCCTCGGATCTCGACGTGGTGGAAATCAACGAAGCCTTCGCCGCCCAAGTCCTCGCCTGCCTCGCGTCCTGGCCCGACCTCGATCCGACCAAGGTAAATCCCAATGGTGGCGCAATTGCGCTCGGACATCCCCTTGGATGCTCTGGCGCTCGCTTGGTCGGAACCGTGGCCCACGAATTGCGCACCACCGGCAAACGACATGGGCTTGCAGCTGCTTGCATCGGGGTGGGGCAAGGCATTGCTGTCACACTATCGAGCTAG
- the cyoE gene encoding heme o synthase has protein sequence MASGATTRPKLADFIALTKPRITLMVLITAAGGMCLAPPHVSAVTLVMMLVGTALIVSGANALNMYLERDIDRKMDRTRKRPLPSGRMSAKTALWFGVTISVLSVPILAIGVNAVTALLGVLANVSYVLGYTPLKQRSHVALFVGAVPGAIPPLMGWTAATAHCDPGGLALFAVLFFWQIPHFLAIALFRKEDYARAGLFVMPNVLGVGATKQSIISHTGALIASTLLIFPLGIAGRAYLITAFVLGCVFLGWASYGLRERAGNRWARSLFFYSIAYLVLLFVALAADARV, from the coding sequence CTGGCGTCTGGCGCCACCACGCGCCCGAAGCTGGCGGATTTCATTGCACTCACCAAGCCGCGGATAACGCTGATGGTCCTCATCACGGCCGCAGGAGGGATGTGCCTCGCGCCACCGCACGTCTCTGCCGTCACCTTGGTGATGATGCTCGTCGGTACGGCGCTGATCGTATCGGGCGCGAACGCGCTCAATATGTATCTGGAGCGCGACATCGACCGAAAGATGGATCGCACGCGCAAGCGTCCCCTCCCCTCGGGACGCATGTCGGCCAAAACCGCGCTTTGGTTCGGCGTTACGATATCGGTCCTCTCCGTGCCGATTTTAGCGATCGGCGTCAATGCCGTAACGGCACTTTTGGGTGTGCTCGCGAATGTGAGCTACGTGCTCGGATACACACCGCTCAAACAACGCTCGCACGTTGCGTTGTTCGTCGGCGCCGTGCCCGGGGCCATTCCGCCGCTCATGGGGTGGACCGCAGCAACCGCGCATTGTGATCCGGGTGGGTTGGCACTTTTTGCGGTGCTCTTTTTCTGGCAGATTCCGCACTTCCTGGCCATTGCTCTCTTTCGGAAGGAAGACTATGCGCGCGCGGGCCTCTTCGTGATGCCCAATGTGCTCGGCGTCGGTGCAACGAAACAGAGCATCATCAGCCACACCGGCGCGCTGATCGCGTCCACGCTGTTGATCTTTCCACTGGGCATCGCGGGACGCGCCTATCTGATTACTGCCTTCGTCCTCGGGTGCGTCTTTCTCGGCTGGGCGTCGTATGGCCTCCGCGAGCGCGCAGGAAACCGCTGGGCGCGATCGTTGTTCTTTTACAGCATCGCCTACCTGGTGCTGCTCTTCGTCGCACTGGCGGCGGACGCGCGCGTCTAG
- a CDS encoding cytochrome c family protein, translated as MQIFPRSLNKLPLLAGIGTIGLLGSVVFVFWYYFSPKNLQVGYAPLQPVPYSHKLHAGQLGIDCRYCHANIERAAHAMIPPTQTCMGCHSVVKTESARLANVRASWDTGKAIEWVKVHKLPEHTFFDHSAHLTAGVGCVTCHGRIDEMETVRLDKPISMGWCLECHRDPTPNLRPRDQVTNMDWRPDQAPAGWQPPNVNPPKHCSGCHR; from the coding sequence ATGCAAATCTTCCCCCGGTCGCTCAACAAGCTCCCCCTCCTCGCCGGTATCGGTACCATCGGCCTGCTCGGGAGCGTGGTTTTCGTTTTTTGGTACTACTTCTCGCCGAAGAACCTGCAGGTCGGCTATGCGCCGCTCCAGCCGGTTCCGTACAGCCATAAGCTGCACGCGGGACAGCTCGGTATCGATTGTCGCTACTGTCACGCGAATATCGAACGCGCGGCCCACGCGATGATTCCCCCCACCCAGACGTGCATGGGTTGCCACTCGGTCGTGAAGACCGAGAGCGCGCGCCTCGCGAACGTTCGCGCGAGCTGGGACACGGGGAAGGCCATCGAGTGGGTCAAGGTGCACAAGCTGCCGGAGCACACGTTCTTCGACCACAGCGCGCACCTCACCGCCGGCGTTGGATGCGTGACCTGCCACGGTCGCATCGACGAGATGGAGACGGTCCGCCTCGATAAGCCGATCAGCATGGGGTGGTGCCTCGAGTGCCACCGCGATCCGACGCCGAACCTCCGGCCTCGCGATCAAGTCACGAACATGGATTGGCGGCCCGACCAAGCCCCCGCCGGCTGGCAACCGCCCAACGTGAATCCCCCCAAGCACTGCTCAGGGTGCCACCGATGA